A single genomic interval of Lynx canadensis isolate LIC74 chromosome A2, mLynCan4.pri.v2, whole genome shotgun sequence harbors:
- the LOC115527509 gene encoding olfactory receptor 2Z1 has protein sequence MGDANQSVTSDFILVGLFSHSGSRQLLFSLVAATFTVGLLGNTILLFLICMDSRLHTPMYFLLSQLSVFDVGFPLVAIPKMASHFLQGEGSISFEGCAAQIFFLTLLGVAEGILLALMSYDRYVAVCHPLQYPVLMRRQVCLLMVGSSWLAGVLNASIQTSITLHFPYCASRILDHFFCEVPALLKLSCADTSAYELALSTSGVLILVLPLSLIAISYGHVLGAVIRMRSEEARKKAFTTCSSHITVVGLFYGAAVFMYMVPGAYHSPHQDNVVSLFYSLVTPTLNPLIYSLRNREVRMALVKMLSRAGLRPK, from the coding sequence ATGGGGGATGCGAATCAGTCAGTGACCTCTGACTTCATTCTAGTGGGCCTCTTCAGTCACTCAGGTTCACGTCAGCTACTCTTCTCCCTGGTGGCTGCCACGTTTACCGTGGGCCTCCTGGGCAATACCATTCTGCTCTTCCTGATCTGCATGGACTCCCGGCTCCACACACCCATGTACTTTCTTCTCAGTCAGCTCTCTGTGTTTGATGTTGGCTTTCCCCTTGTCGCCATCCCCAAGATGGCATCCCACTTCCTGCAGGGAGAAGGTTCCATCTCCTTTGAGGGTTGTGCAGCTCAAATATTCTTCCTGACCCTGTTGGGTGTGGCTGAGGGCATCCTGTTGGCCCTCATGTCCTATGACCGTTATGTTGCTGTGTGTCACCCTCTACAGTATCCTGTGCTCATGAGGCGTCAGGTGTGCCTGCTCATGGTGGGTTCCTCCTGGCTGGCAGGTGTGCTCAATGCCTCCATCCAGACCTCCATCACTCTGCACTTCCCCTACTGTGCCTCGCGCATCCTGGACCACTTCTTCTGCGAGGTGCCAGCCCTGCTGAAGCTCTCCTGTGCAGACACCTCGGCCTACGAGTTGGCGCTGTCCACCTCCGGGGTGCTGATCCTtgtccttcccctttccctcatcGCCATCTCCTATGGCCACGTGTTGGGCGCCGTTATACGCATGCGGTCTGAGGAGGCCAGAAAGAAGGCCTTCACCACCTGCTCCTCACACATCACGGTAGTGGGACTCTTTTATGGTGCTGCTGTGTTCATGTACATGGTGCCGGGTGCCTACCACAGCCCACACCAGGACAACGTGGTCTCCCTATTCTACAGCCTTGTCACTCCCACACTCAACCCCCTTATCTACAGTCTGAGAAATCGGGAGGTGCGGATGGCTTTGGTCAAAATGCTCAGCAGAGCTGGGCTCAGGCCAAAGTGA